A portion of the Apus apus isolate bApuApu2 chromosome 3, bApuApu2.pri.cur, whole genome shotgun sequence genome contains these proteins:
- the KLF11 gene encoding Krueppel-like factor 11, with translation MHGSPCPEMRDASAVDIVDIYESIRERQRHDSERSTCSTLEQNDIEAVEALVCMSSWGQRSQKGDMLKIRPLTPFSDSGDFTMHTEATSELPKDYLSTLCMTPPHSPDFVEISAAMLLSSQVTYSKPRTVMANTAACSVTSAAGASPITKPVISESFASQPCRAMATSVIRHTGDSSACHHIPAVQEKTKVTSGHSTSRDWCGADDRRHSRPPQDTCAADDLVNKTSPVHRPYAHDSSDIVTNKGQLPVRPASPQTHLPKNCENDLQKRATPVTPTPVTPTPVSSPQVLCQMIPLNGQSSMINAYVKPSTPAVSTPVKPILPQTVPLSQPVLMGPSVPQGTVMFVLPQTAVTQTPQCPQTVMTVGNTKLLPLAPAPVFIASGQSCTPQVDFSRRRNYVCNFPGCKKTYFKSSHLKAHLRTHTGEKPFSCNWEGCDKKFARSDELSRHRRTHTGEKKFACPVCERRFMRSDHLTKHTRRHMTTKKVPSWQTEVGKLNRIASAEKPKGSNALSMLIPVPSSVCQG, from the exons ATGCACGGCTCGCCCTGCCCGGAGATGCGAGATGCGTCCGCG GTTGACATTGTGGACATCTATGAGTCTATCCGTGAAAGGCAGCGTCATGACAGCGAAAGGTCTACCTGCAGCACCTTGGAGCAGAACGACATTGAAGCTGTTGAAGCACTTGTTTGTATGAGCTCCTGGGGTCAAAGATCACAGAAAGGTGACATGTTAAAGATAAGGCCACTTACGCCCTTCTCGGATTCGGGTGATTTCACAATGCACACTGAGGCTACATCTGAATTACCAAAGGACTATTTATCTACACTG tgcatgACCCCTCCGCACAGCCCTGACTTTGTTGAGATATCAGCTGCTATGCTTCTCTCCTCACAAGTCACTTACTCCAAACCAAGGACTGTCATGGCAAATACAGCTGCCTGCTCAGTCACATCAGCGGCCGGTGCCTCTCCCATAACCAAGCCCGTGATATCTGAATCCTTTGCCTCTCAGCCTTGCAGGGCCATGGCAACAAGTGTGATACGTCACACAGGTGATAGTTCTGCTTGCCATCACATTCCTGCTgtgcaagagaaaacaaaggtaACTTCAGGCCACAGCACTTCCAGAGACTGGTGTGGAGCAGATGACCGAAGACATTCCAGACCGCCACAGGACACGTGTGCTGCAGATGATTTAGTTAACAAAACCTCTCCAGTACATCGGCCTTATGCACATGACTCCAGTGACATTGTGACCAACAAAGGACAACTGCCAGTCCGGCCTGCTTCGCCGCAGACCCACTTACCAAAGAATTGTGAGAATGACTTGCAAAAAAGAGCTACCCCAGTGACACCCACCCCAGTGACACCCACTCCTGTTTCAAGCCCCCAGGTTCTCTGTCAAATGATCCCTTTAAATGGACAAAGCAGCATGATCAATGCCTATGTCAAGCCTTCAACTCCAGCTGTCTCAACTCCTGTGAAACCTATATTACCGCAGACAGTCCCGCTCTCTCAGCCTGTACTCATGGGACCTTCTGTGCCTCAGGGGACTGTCATGTTTGTCCTTCCACAGACTGCTGTCACACAGACACCGCAGTGCCCACAAACAGTAATGACTGTTGGGAACACCAAGTTACTGCCCCTTGCTCCTGCTCCCGTATTCATTGCTTCTGGTCAAAGCTGCACCCCCCAAGTGGACTTTTCTAGACGGAGGAATTATGTTTGCAACTTCCCGGGGTGCAAGAAAACCTATTTCAAAAGTTCCCACCTCAAAGCCCACCTTCGCACCCACACCG GAGAAAAGCCTTTCAGCTGCAACTGGGAAGGCTGTGACAAGAAGTTTGCGCGCTCAGATGAACTGTCACGCCACCGCAGGACTCACACGGGAGAGAAGAAGTTTGCTTGTCCCGTGTGTGAGCGTCGCTTCATGCGCAGCGATCACTTGACGAAGCACACCCGCCGCCACATGACCACGAAGAAGGTCCCCAGCTGGCAGACAGAGGTTGGCAAACTCAACAGAATTGCCTCAGCAGAGAAACCGAAAGGCAGCAATGCTCTGAGTATGCTCATCCCTGTGCCATCGTCAGTCTGTCAAGGCTAG